Proteins encoded within one genomic window of Solibaculum mannosilyticum:
- a CDS encoding calcium-translocating P-type ATPase, PMCA-type: MKMIKNVEEHHGLSSAQVEQSRTKYGSNQLTRTKKNSFFKQYLANFGDPIIKILLVALAVNLLFMFDHFDWFETAGVAVAIFLATFVSTLSEHGSESAFEKLQQEASSIQCRVKRANGVRKLPLGEVVVGDLVLLGAGERVPADGILVSGEVSVDQSSLNGESKEAHKAPSGNDHSAAKGHDFMQKNRLFRGSVVCSGEGMLLVQQVGVKTFYGSMAMEVQEDTRESPLKFKLRSLAKTISRFGYVAAAFVALAFLFNCIVLDNGFDPARISAYCQNLPVLISQIIQAVTLAITVVVVAVPEGLPMMITVVLSSNMKRMLKDHVLVRKLVGIETSGSLNILFTDKTGTLTKGKLQVKTFVSGQNQVYTSARSLRKQKELWELVEMSCFFNTSSTVGQEGRRRAAIGGNATDRALLEYVIPHLSTTRTVTREEFIPFNSRDKFSACRVSGKQNLWLVKGAFEKILPQCTSCYDAKGQRQPFRMSPDLQRTVREMSGNAVRILALAISDTPIRAGQPFPNLALLGLIGIRDELKSEASTSIRQITGAGIQVVMMTGDSRETATAIALEAGLLRPGQTDAVLDSHELNKMTDEQIRRLLPRLRVVARAVPADKSRLVRAAQELGLVAGMTGDGVNDAPALKKADVGFAMGSGTEVAKEASDIVILDDNLSSIAKAILYGRTIFKSIRKFIIFQLTVNLCAVCVSVIGPFIGIDTPVTVIQMLWINIIMDTLAGLAFAGEAPLPEYLHEPPKRRDEHIINRYMVSQILFTGLYTVLLCLAFLKAPFFRETFHYDSQPIFFLTAFFGLFIFAGIFNSFNARTPRLHLLSHITQNKAFLFIMAMAAGVQLLLIYYGGTLFRTVPLTLQGLKWVLLLSSTVIPIDLIRKLILRLNHRKGNI; the protein is encoded by the coding sequence ATGAAAATGATAAAAAACGTGGAAGAGCATCATGGACTTTCCTCGGCTCAGGTGGAACAGTCCCGAACTAAGTACGGTTCCAATCAACTGACCCGTACAAAGAAAAACAGTTTTTTTAAGCAGTACCTGGCAAACTTCGGCGATCCCATCATCAAGATTCTGTTGGTTGCCTTGGCCGTCAACCTACTGTTTATGTTTGATCATTTCGATTGGTTTGAAACGGCTGGTGTAGCGGTCGCCATCTTTTTGGCTACCTTCGTATCCACTTTGTCCGAACACGGCAGCGAATCGGCCTTTGAAAAGCTTCAGCAAGAGGCGTCAAGCATCCAATGCCGCGTCAAACGGGCAAACGGCGTGCGCAAACTTCCCCTTGGCGAAGTGGTGGTGGGTGATCTTGTCCTGCTCGGCGCCGGCGAACGGGTCCCGGCCGATGGGATCCTGGTATCGGGCGAAGTGAGCGTGGATCAATCCTCCCTCAATGGGGAATCCAAAGAAGCCCACAAAGCGCCCTCTGGAAATGATCATTCGGCTGCCAAAGGCCATGACTTCATGCAGAAAAACCGTCTCTTCCGAGGCAGTGTGGTGTGTTCTGGAGAAGGCATGCTTCTGGTTCAGCAGGTGGGCGTCAAGACCTTCTACGGCAGTATGGCCATGGAGGTCCAAGAGGACACCCGGGAGAGTCCTCTCAAATTCAAACTGCGGTCGCTGGCCAAAACAATCAGCCGGTTTGGATATGTGGCCGCCGCTTTTGTGGCTTTGGCCTTCCTCTTTAACTGCATCGTGCTGGACAACGGATTTGACCCCGCCCGTATTTCAGCCTATTGTCAAAATCTCCCGGTCCTGATCTCCCAGATCATCCAGGCCGTTACCTTGGCCATCACCGTGGTGGTCGTAGCGGTCCCGGAAGGCCTCCCTATGATGATTACAGTTGTGCTGTCCTCCAACATGAAGCGCATGCTTAAGGATCACGTCCTGGTGAGAAAACTGGTGGGCATCGAGACTTCCGGCAGCCTTAACATCCTTTTCACCGATAAAACCGGCACGTTAACCAAAGGAAAACTGCAAGTCAAGACCTTTGTCTCCGGACAAAATCAAGTATACACCAGTGCCCGCAGCCTCCGCAAACAAAAGGAATTGTGGGAGTTGGTGGAGATGAGCTGTTTCTTTAACACCAGTTCCACAGTGGGGCAAGAGGGACGGCGACGGGCAGCTATCGGGGGCAACGCCACCGACCGGGCTCTTTTGGAATACGTCATCCCCCATCTAAGCACCACACGTACAGTGACACGGGAGGAATTTATCCCCTTTAACAGCCGGGATAAGTTCTCGGCCTGCCGTGTATCGGGCAAACAAAACCTATGGCTCGTGAAGGGGGCTTTTGAAAAGATTCTCCCTCAATGTACCTCCTGTTACGACGCAAAGGGACAGCGTCAGCCCTTCCGGATGTCGCCCGACCTGCAACGCACCGTTCGGGAGATGAGCGGCAACGCCGTCCGTATCCTGGCTTTGGCGATCAGCGATACGCCCATCCGCGCCGGGCAACCCTTCCCCAACCTGGCCCTTCTGGGCCTCATCGGCATCCGGGATGAACTCAAAAGCGAAGCCAGCACCTCTATTCGGCAGATCACCGGCGCCGGCATCCAGGTGGTTATGATGACCGGCGACAGCCGTGAAACCGCCACTGCCATCGCCCTGGAAGCCGGTTTATTGCGTCCGGGACAGACCGACGCCGTCCTGGACAGCCACGAGTTAAACAAAATGACCGACGAACAAATCCGCCGTCTCCTTCCCCGTTTGCGTGTGGTGGCACGGGCCGTCCCAGCCGATAAGAGCCGTCTGGTACGGGCCGCCCAGGAACTGGGGCTGGTGGCCGGCATGACCGGGGACGGCGTCAACGACGCCCCCGCCCTCAAAAAAGCCGATGTGGGCTTTGCCATGGGCAGCGGCACCGAGGTAGCCAAGGAGGCAAGTGATATCGTCATCTTAGACGACAATCTTTCCTCCATCGCCAAAGCCATCCTCTATGGACGCACCATCTTTAAGAGTATCCGCAAGTTTATCATCTTCCAGCTGACGGTCAACTTATGTGCTGTGTGTGTATCGGTGATCGGGCCCTTTATCGGCATCGACACCCCTGTGACCGTCATCCAGATGCTGTGGATCAATATCATCATGGATACCTTGGCCGGCCTGGCCTTTGCCGGGGAAGCGCCTCTCCCGGAATATCTCCACGAGCCTCCCAAGCGGAGAGATGAACACATCATCAACCGGTATATGGTCAGCCAAATCCTCTTCACCGGGCTGTACACCGTGCTCCTGTGCCTGGCCTTCTTAAAGGCGCCTTTCTTCCGGGAAACCTTCCACTATGACTCTCAGCCTATCTTTTTCCTTACGGCATTCTTCGGCCTCTTCATCTTTGCCGGCATCTTCAACAGCTTCAATGCCCGCACCCCTCGTCTTCATCTTCTCTCCCACATCACGCAAAATAAGGCGTTCCTGTTCATCATGGCCATGGCGGCCGGCGTCCAACTGCTCCTGATCTACTACGGCGGCACGTTATTCCGCACCGTCCCCTTGACGCTTCAAGGACTAAAATGGGTCCTCCTTTTGTCCTCTACCGTGATCCCCATCGACTTGATCCGAAAACTGATTTTACGTCTCAACCATCGCAAGGGCAACATTTAG
- the ytaF gene encoding sporulation membrane protein YtaF: MFGVILLAVCLSLDAFAVSMAYGLRATKIPLSSRLVICACSMAYFGAAFAFGNWIQNILPPETSSIIGTVLMGGVCLWMLFQSFFGRSSKQKPQSLDPKTLVHFRIKSLGISVEIIKNPMLCDVDGSKTISPLEALLLGTALSVDSVSVGVGYALLGVEGLWGTIWVGLFQFAFTWIGNALGLKMGLRFPHSDKLQVISALVILALLLYRIAAG; encoded by the coding sequence ATGTTTGGTGTGATCCTGCTGGCCGTGTGTCTCAGCCTGGACGCCTTCGCTGTCTCCATGGCTTACGGGCTGCGGGCTACAAAAATCCCCCTCTCCTCCCGCCTTGTGATATGCGCTTGTTCCATGGCCTACTTCGGCGCAGCTTTCGCCTTTGGAAACTGGATCCAAAACATCCTTCCGCCGGAGACCTCCTCCATCATCGGCACCGTTTTGATGGGCGGCGTATGCCTTTGGATGCTGTTCCAATCCTTTTTCGGCCGCTCCTCAAAGCAAAAGCCTCAAAGCCTTGATCCCAAAACCCTCGTTCATTTTCGCATCAAGTCCTTGGGGATTTCGGTGGAGATCATCAAAAACCCCATGCTATGCGACGTAGACGGTTCCAAAACCATCAGTCCTCTGGAGGCCCTTCTGCTTGGCACGGCGCTTTCGGTGGATTCGGTCAGCGTCGGCGTCGGGTACGCCCTCCTGGGGGTGGAAGGACTGTGGGGGACCATCTGGGTGGGGCTCTTCCAATTTGCCTTCACCTGGATCGGCAATGCTCTGGGCCTTAAGATGGGGCTGCGTTTCCCTCATTCCGACAAACTTCAGGTCATATCCGCCTTGGTCATTTTGGCCTTGCTCCTTTATCGCATCGCAGCCGGATAA
- the rpmB gene encoding 50S ribosomal protein L28: protein MAKCDICGKEVTFGIKVSHSHRRSNRTWKPNVKRVKAIVNGSPKRIYACTRCLRSGKVTRAV, encoded by the coding sequence ATGGCAAAGTGTGACATCTGTGGCAAAGAGGTAACCTTCGGCATCAAGGTTTCCCACTCCCATAGGCGTTCAAACAGAACTTGGAAACCCAATGTAAAGCGCGTGAAAGCAATCGTAAATGGGTCCCCCAAGAGAATTTACGCCTGCACCCGTTGCTTGCGTTCGGGTAAAGTTACCCGTGCGGTGTAA
- a CDS encoding NAD(P)H-dependent glycerol-3-phosphate dehydrogenase, with protein MARIAVLGSGSWGTAIAVMADRHGHQVSLWSVFPEEVDCLRRDREHKKLLPGVMIPDSVRITNDIHTAADADLVILAVPSFAVRSTASMLRKVLPDGAVVANLAKGFEQDGTKRLSQVIAEELPQVRVVVISGPSHAEEVSRGIPTTVVSASHDQEAATLVQDILMNPDFRVYVNPDIVGVELGGALKNIVALAAGICDGMGLGDNTKAALMTRGLTEIARLGVKMGAQTETFAGLSGIGDLIVTCTSMHSRNRRAGILMGQGVPTKEAVGRLSTVEGYHATYSAKLLSEQYQVVMPITEECYQVLFNNKDPQKALADLMVRPKCSETEHTWLDK; from the coding sequence ATGGCTCGCATTGCTGTATTGGGTTCCGGAAGCTGGGGCACTGCTATCGCTGTCATGGCCGACCGTCACGGGCATCAGGTCAGTCTGTGGTCGGTATTTCCTGAGGAGGTGGATTGCCTCCGCCGTGATCGGGAACATAAAAAATTGTTGCCCGGCGTCATGATCCCCGATTCCGTCCGCATCACCAACGATATTCACACGGCAGCTGATGCCGACTTGGTGATTCTAGCGGTGCCTTCCTTTGCAGTGCGCAGTACGGCATCCATGCTTCGAAAGGTCCTGCCGGACGGCGCTGTCGTGGCCAACCTTGCCAAAGGCTTTGAACAGGATGGAACCAAACGTCTGAGCCAAGTCATCGCCGAAGAGCTTCCCCAGGTCCGGGTGGTGGTCATCTCCGGCCCTTCCCATGCTGAGGAGGTATCCCGCGGGATCCCCACGACAGTGGTGTCAGCTTCCCACGATCAGGAAGCCGCTACATTGGTCCAGGATATCCTAATGAACCCGGATTTTCGCGTATACGTCAACCCGGACATTGTGGGCGTTGAACTGGGCGGCGCCCTTAAAAATATTGTAGCCCTGGCTGCCGGCATCTGCGACGGAATGGGACTTGGAGACAACACCAAAGCCGCTCTCATGACCCGCGGCCTCACGGAAATCGCCCGGCTGGGAGTCAAAATGGGCGCTCAAACGGAGACTTTTGCCGGTCTCAGCGGCATCGGGGACTTGATTGTCACCTGTACCAGTATGCACAGCCGCAACCGTCGGGCCGGTATCCTGATGGGGCAAGGCGTCCCTACCAAAGAGGCCGTGGGACGTCTGAGCACGGTGGAAGGGTATCACGCCACCTATTCGGCCAAGCTCTTGTCGGAACAGTATCAAGTCGTTATGCCCATCACAGAGGAATGCTATCAAGTCCTTTTTAATAATAAGGATCCTCAGAAAGCCCTTGCCGATCTCATGGTCCGGCCCAAGTGCTCTGAAACAGAGCATACATGGCTGGACAAATAA
- the plsY gene encoding glycerol-3-phosphate 1-O-acyltransferase PlsY produces MEGILSFLTENGLAILLTAAVAYLLGSLNFAFIIVRLKTGKDIRTMGSGNAGTTNVLRNAGKIPALLTLIGDAGKAVLAVFAGRWIFMSLGSASASDVSLIVFGGYIAGVFCLFGHLFPLYFGFKGGKGVATTAGMLLVIDWRVMVFGVSIFIIVVLITRIVSLSSIIAGCSFPVASFVFSYFFDYQAGIYPLDTVIVSTVMSVLIAAIMVYMHKENMKRLRNHTEKRISFGGRKENA; encoded by the coding sequence ATGGAGGGAATCCTCTCGTTTCTCACGGAAAACGGATTGGCTATTTTATTGACGGCTGCTGTCGCTTATCTTTTGGGCAGCCTCAACTTTGCTTTTATTATCGTGCGGCTTAAAACCGGGAAGGATATCCGCACCATGGGATCCGGCAATGCGGGTACAACCAATGTGCTGCGCAATGCAGGTAAGATTCCTGCCCTGCTGACGCTCATTGGCGACGCTGGAAAAGCAGTGCTTGCCGTCTTTGCCGGCCGATGGATCTTTATGTCTTTGGGCAGCGCTTCGGCTTCAGATGTATCCCTCATCGTCTTCGGCGGGTACATTGCCGGTGTCTTTTGCCTTTTCGGACACCTCTTCCCCCTTTATTTTGGATTCAAGGGCGGCAAGGGCGTAGCCACTACCGCCGGTATGCTGCTTGTAATCGACTGGCGCGTTATGGTCTTTGGCGTCAGTATCTTTATCATCGTGGTGCTGATCACCCGTATCGTTTCCCTTTCCTCCATCATTGCGGGATGTTCCTTCCCGGTAGCCTCCTTTGTATTCTCCTATTTCTTCGACTACCAGGCAGGGATTTATCCATTGGATACCGTCATTGTCTCGACAGTTATGTCGGTGCTCATCGCCGCCATCATGGTGTATATGCATAAGGAAAATATGAAACGCCTCCGCAATCACACCGAAAAACGCATCTCGTTTGGCGGAAGAAAGGAGAATGCCTAA
- the der gene encoding ribosome biogenesis GTPase Der, whose protein sequence is MSKPVVAIVGRPNVGKSTLFNKLTGSRLSIVEDTPGVTRDRIYADCEWCGRGFMLVDTGGIEPRTDDVLLSQMRQQAQLAIEQADVIILVTDLRSGVVANDLDVAVMLQKSGKPLVLCVNKSDSLGDPPAEFYEFYNLGLGDPIQVSAVHGHGTGDLLDAVLEHLPPEENEVEEDDVIRVAIIGKPNVGKSSLVNRISGEQRVIVSNIAGTTRDAVDTEVQNEHGKFVLIDTAGIRRKSRVDDPIEKYSVLRAKLAIERAQVCVIMIDACEGFTEQDSKVAGLAHEAGKASIIVVNKWDAVEKDGKTMDSYRKKLMEDFSFMSYAPILFISAKTGQRVDRLFELIKFVDSQNALRISTGMLNDVLADATARVQPPTDKGKRLKIYYMTQPSTRPPTFVCFVNRADLFHFSYQRYLENRIRDVFGLEGTPMRFIIRERGDKK, encoded by the coding sequence TTGAGCAAACCCGTCGTAGCCATTGTGGGACGTCCCAACGTGGGCAAATCCACCTTATTTAATAAGCTGACCGGATCCCGGCTCTCCATTGTGGAGGATACTCCCGGCGTCACCAGAGACCGCATTTATGCCGATTGCGAATGGTGTGGCCGTGGGTTTATGCTGGTGGATACCGGCGGCATTGAGCCCCGCACCGACGACGTCCTCCTCTCCCAGATGCGGCAGCAGGCCCAGCTTGCCATTGAACAGGCCGACGTCATTATCCTGGTGACCGATCTGCGTTCCGGCGTGGTGGCCAACGACTTGGACGTGGCCGTCATGCTGCAAAAGAGCGGGAAGCCTTTGGTATTGTGCGTCAACAAAAGCGATTCCCTGGGCGATCCTCCTGCGGAATTTTATGAATTTTACAATTTGGGTTTGGGAGATCCCATCCAGGTTTCCGCCGTCCATGGCCACGGCACAGGCGATCTTCTGGACGCTGTCTTGGAACATCTCCCGCCGGAAGAGAACGAAGTGGAAGAGGACGACGTCATCCGGGTGGCCATCATCGGCAAACCCAATGTGGGCAAATCCTCCCTGGTCAACCGCATCTCTGGAGAACAGCGGGTCATTGTATCCAACATCGCCGGCACTACCCGGGATGCTGTGGACACGGAAGTGCAAAACGAGCACGGTAAATTTGTTCTCATCGACACCGCCGGCATCCGCCGAAAAAGCCGGGTGGACGATCCCATTGAGAAATACAGCGTCCTGCGGGCCAAGTTAGCCATCGAACGAGCACAGGTGTGCGTCATCATGATCGACGCCTGCGAGGGCTTTACCGAGCAGGATTCCAAAGTGGCGGGCCTTGCCCATGAGGCAGGGAAAGCCTCCATCATCGTGGTCAACAAGTGGGATGCCGTGGAAAAGGACGGCAAGACCATGGATTCCTACCGCAAAAAGCTGATGGAGGATTTTTCCTTTATGTCCTATGCCCCCATCCTGTTCATCTCAGCCAAGACCGGCCAGCGTGTGGACCGTCTGTTTGAACTCATCAAATTTGTGGACAGTCAAAATGCCCTGCGGATCTCCACCGGTATGCTCAATGACGTCCTGGCCGATGCCACTGCCCGCGTCCAGCCCCCTACCGACAAGGGAAAACGCCTCAAAATTTATTATATGACCCAGCCATCCACCCGTCCGCCTACATTCGTATGCTTTGTCAACCGGGCAGACCTCTTCCACTTTTCTTACCAGAGGTATCTGGAAAACCGCATTCGGGATGTGTTCGGCTTGGAGGGTACTCCTATGCGGTTTATTATCCGGGAGCGAGGGGATAAAAAGTAA